In bacterium, the genomic window GCTCATGCGGCGCAGCCTCGGCTGCCGGGTCTGTCTGATGCGCGACAACTGCCCGAACGTCGACCCCGACCGCCGGCGTGGCGTCGAGGTCGTCGAGCACACGCCGGCGCCGCCGGGCCACTGAGGCCGCCGGCGGGAGGGCGCGCCGGGGAAGGACGGGGCAGAACCGGGCAGCACGCGCTCCGGCGCGGGACGCCGTCTTGATTCTGCCCCGCCGCTTCCCTATCCTTTATCCCCATGAAGACGACCCGCCTCTGCCTCGCCGCGCTCCTCCTCGCTGCGCTCGCCGCCGCCCCGCCGGCGGTCGCCGACATCACGGGCAGCACCATCGTCAAGGCCGAGCCCAGCGGCCCGCTCGCGCTCGGGCAGTATGTCAACCTCCGGCTGAAGGTCACGAACGCGAGCACGGACTTCAACTGGATCACGCGCATCGACCTGCGCTTTCCGCTCTGCTGCACCGTGGCGGGGATGAGCTACGACGACTCGCCCTCCAACGGGCACTGGGTCTTCGACATGTTCGGCGTCCCGGGGACGGACGTCTCCTACATCGACGGCGCCGGCGACGAGTGGGGCGAGATCCCGGGCGGGGACTACGGCTACCTGGACCTGCTCGTCAACGTGGGTGAGGACTGCCCGAGCTCGGAGCGGCTCTGGTACGATCTCTACGCCGACGGCTTCGGCGACCCGCCACACGAGCTGCTCAATCGCTGGACCATTCTCACCTTCGACGAGGTCGCCGTCGCGGGCACGAGCTGGTCGACGGTGAAGTCCCGCTACTGAGCGCTCGCCCGCGGCTCCCCGCGGGCGCCATCCCAGAACGCCGACGCCCGCAGGTTCGCGAAGAGCGGATCCGTGCGGAAGGCCTCCGGCTGCGCCAGGCCCTTGTCCAGGCAGAAGCGCGCCCAGCGCGCGGCGGCGGCGGGAGCATCGGCCATGCTGTGGCTGGCCGCGGCGAAGAAGGCGGCATTCTGGTAGGAAGGCTGCAGCGCGCAGACCGCTTCGAAGCCGCGGGCGGCCTCGGCGTAGCGGCCCAGGCGCGCGAGCGCCGTGGCGCGGTTGTTCTGCGTGGTCGGGTTCTCGGGGTTGATCGCCACCGCAGCGTCGAAGGCGACGAGCGCCTCCGCCATCATGCCCGCATCGGCGAGCAGACGTCCACGCAGCGAGTGCGCCCGGGCGTCGCGGGGGAACTGCTTGGCAAAGGTGTCCAGCGCGGCGTTGAAGGCGTCCAGGCGACCGAGATCGCGCAGGGTGAGCAGGCGATTGTACTGGAGGTCGGGGTCGCCCGGCCGCAGCGCCAGGGCTTGCTCGAAGATGGCCAGGGCCTCCGCGTGGCGGCCCGCCTCGCGGCGCTGCAGCCCCACGCGCGAGAGGCCCTCGGCGTCGGTGATCCGGCCCCCGGCGTAGGCCTCCTCGATCTGAGTGCCCA contains:
- a CDS encoding tetratricopeptide repeat protein, producing GTQIEEAYAGGRITDAEGLSRVGLQRREAGRHAEALAIFEQALALRPGDPDLQYNRLLTLRDLGRLDAFNAALDTFAKQFPRDARAHSLRGRLLADAGMMAEALVAFDAAVAINPENPTTQNNRATALARLGRYAEAARGFEAVCALQPSYQNAAFFAAASHSMADAPAAAARWARFCLDKGLAQPEAFRTDPLFANLRASAFWDGARGEPRASAQ